The segment GGCGCCGCGGGCGCCGCGCCGCCGCGCGCGACGGCGGCGACGGCGTCGGCGATCGCCGGCAGGTCGCGCCGCGCGCGCGTCCACCCGGCGGCGAAGCCGAGCGCCAGCGCCGCGAGGAGCGCGAGCGCCCAGAGCGGCGCCGCCCAGGCGTCGCTTGCGGCCAGCGCCCCGCCGACCGCCGCGACCATCGCGGCGAGCGGCGCGAAGAGCGCGAGACCGCGGCGCGGCGCGCTCATCGGCGTCCCGCTCCGTCGCCGCCGCGTCCGCTCCCGGACGACGCGCGGCCCGTCGCTTCCGCGGCGCTCATCGGCGGCCGCTCACTCGGTCATGCCGCCGCGCTCGAGGCCGTAGCGGCGGATCTTGGCGTAGAGGGTCGTGCGGTCGATGTCCA is part of the bacterium genome and harbors:
- a CDS encoding MFS transporter translates to MSAPRRGLALFAPLAAMVAAVGGALAASDAWAAPLWALALLAALALGFAAGWTRARRDLPAIADAVAAVARGGAAPAAP